One Granulicella sp. 5B5 DNA window includes the following coding sequences:
- the glpK gene encoding glycerol kinase GlpK, producing MSVILALDQGTSSSRAVLIGTDARILATAQRELPQIYPQPGWVEQDPETIWSTQLAAVRDVMAQLQLTAADIAAVGITNQRETTILWDRSTGHPIHNALVWQDRRSAPLCDQLRAAGHEPLFQQKTGLIFDAYFSASKIRWLLDNVEGARAKAESGQLAFGTVDSWLIWKLTRNQKGGPTHVTDVTNASRTLLFNIHTLDWDDELLRIFDIPRSLMPTVVPSSGPCATLGDLLPNVPICGIAGDQQAALFGQMCLHPGMVKNTYGTGCFMLMQTGEKPVASTNRLLTTIAWQLAGQPAQYALEGSVFIAGAAVQWLRDGLGIIGSSAEVEPLAASVPDSGGVYFVPSLSGLGAPYWDADARGLILGLTRGTTRAHIARATLEGIALQVTDILTAMQADSAIAIPELRVDGGASANHLLMQMQADLLGTPVVRSGTPESTVMGAAYLAGLGSGFWSSVSELESLWTRGESFTPAISTTERTTQLTRWKEAVSRSQHWATEPTN from the coding sequence ATGAGCGTCATCCTCGCACTCGATCAGGGCACCAGCAGCTCCCGCGCCGTTCTCATCGGCACCGACGCCCGCATCCTCGCCACAGCCCAGCGCGAGCTCCCCCAGATCTACCCGCAGCCCGGCTGGGTCGAGCAGGACCCCGAAACCATCTGGTCCACCCAGCTCGCCGCCGTCCGCGACGTCATGGCCCAGCTCCAGCTCACCGCCGCCGACATCGCCGCCGTCGGCATCACCAACCAGCGCGAGACCACCATCCTCTGGGACCGCTCCACCGGCCATCCCATCCACAACGCCCTCGTCTGGCAGGACCGCCGCAGCGCCCCACTCTGCGACCAGCTCCGCGCCGCCGGCCACGAGCCTCTCTTCCAGCAAAAAACCGGCCTCATCTTCGACGCCTACTTCTCCGCCAGCAAGATCCGCTGGCTCCTCGACAACGTCGAAGGCGCCCGCGCCAAAGCCGAGTCCGGTCAGCTCGCCTTCGGCACCGTCGACTCCTGGCTCATCTGGAAACTCACCCGGAACCAGAAAGGTGGGCCAACCCACGTCACCGACGTCACCAACGCCTCCCGCACGCTCCTCTTCAACATCCACACCCTCGACTGGGACGACGAGCTCCTCCGCATCTTCGACATCCCGCGCAGCCTCATGCCCACCGTCGTCCCCTCCAGCGGCCCCTGCGCCACCCTCGGAGACCTCCTGCCCAACGTCCCCATCTGCGGCATCGCCGGCGACCAGCAGGCCGCGCTCTTCGGCCAGATGTGCCTGCATCCCGGCATGGTCAAAAACACCTATGGCACCGGCTGTTTCATGCTCATGCAGACAGGTGAGAAACCCGTCGCCTCCACCAACCGCCTGCTCACCACCATCGCCTGGCAGCTCGCCGGCCAGCCCGCACAGTACGCGCTCGAAGGCAGCGTCTTCATCGCCGGAGCCGCCGTGCAGTGGCTCCGCGACGGCCTCGGCATCATCGGCTCCTCCGCCGAGGTCGAACCCCTCGCCGCCTCCGTGCCCGACAGCGGTGGCGTCTACTTCGTCCCCTCACTCTCCGGCCTCGGCGCGCCCTACTGGGACGCCGACGCGCGTGGCCTCATCCTCGGCCTCACCCGCGGCACCACCCGCGCCCACATCGCCCGCGCCACTCTCGAAGGCATCGCCCTCCAGGTCACCGACATCCTCACCGCCATGCAGGCCGACTCCGCCATCGCCATCCCCGAGCTCCGCGTCGACGGCGGCGCCTCCGCCAACCACCTCCTCATGCAGATGCAGGCGGACCTCCTCGGCACCCCCGTCGTCCGCTCCGGCACACCCGAGTCCACCGTCATGGGCGCCGCCTACCTCGCCGGCCTTGGCTCCGGCTTCTGGAGCTCCGTCTCCGAACTCGAGTCCCTCTGGACTCGCGGCGAATCCTTCACCCCCGCCATCTCCACCACCGAGCGCACCACCCAGCTCACCCGCTGGAAAGAAGCCGTCAGCCGCTCCCAACACTGGGCCACCGAACCCACCAACTAG
- a CDS encoding glycoside hydrolase family 2 TIM barrel-domain containing protein, producing the protein MQRREFIKMSGAVVAASAMTGVSGFGQEARGEGRMVLPMNRKWRYKAEKVAGAHEVAFNDAGFETVVIPHSNIRMPWHSFDDKDYEFVSTYRRRFRVPAAAKGKRVFVDFEGAMTASTVWINGAPLGEYKGGFTPFSFELTDHVKHDAENVLVVSLDSTERPDIPPFGYEIDYMTFGGIYREVALRVVPETYIDNIHARPKDVLSGKPTLDVDVFLAGQTSDDLELAFELRDGERVVSKGTTRAKVTGGADPNAAMDPDNGAPVYASTETTQDPAKVTVTLTDLGDVKLWELEKPQLYTVHVALLKGGKRVDEESRRTGFREATFTDHGFELNGKIVKLRGLDRHQTFPFVGQAMPARVQRKDADVLRYGLHCNIVRTSHYPQSRHFLDRCDEIGLLVLEEIPGWQHIGPEPWKQVAIDNVGRMVRRDWNHPSIILWGVRINESQDDHSFYTRTNALAHALDTTRQTGGIRNFEKSELLEDVFTINDFGFPLRKPNHPRYLNTEFVGHTFPTKTTDDDERQREHTLRHARIHNQLASDPQYAGGIGWCAFDYNTHSNFGAGDRICYHGVTDIFRESKPAGGFYKSQCEPSEEVVIEPAFHWANSDESVGFSKMVVCSNCEQLKFYVREGSVESKPWVLVGTVDPDHEEFEHLKYPPFVVEKNKLDWKQMSFHWGDLRIDGLIGGKVVGSKSLSGSGVDRKFALLPDDTELKADGADSTRVVLRVTDEFGATRTYANDPIVFTLEGPAELIGDNPFALIGGTGAVWIRAKETVGVVRLTAKHPRLGTKSVEIKLTSAPAEVV; encoded by the coding sequence ATGCAACGACGTGAATTTATCAAGATGAGCGGGGCGGTTGTGGCGGCCTCGGCGATGACGGGTGTTTCGGGGTTTGGGCAGGAAGCGCGCGGCGAGGGGCGCATGGTGCTGCCGATGAACCGCAAGTGGCGGTACAAGGCGGAGAAGGTCGCGGGCGCGCATGAGGTTGCGTTCAACGATGCGGGGTTTGAGACGGTGGTGATTCCGCATAGCAATATACGGATGCCTTGGCACAGCTTTGACGACAAGGACTATGAGTTTGTGTCGACGTACCGGCGGCGGTTTCGGGTGCCGGCGGCGGCGAAAGGTAAGCGCGTGTTTGTGGACTTCGAGGGCGCGATGACGGCGTCGACGGTGTGGATCAACGGGGCTCCGCTGGGCGAGTACAAGGGCGGGTTTACGCCGTTCAGCTTCGAGCTGACGGACCATGTGAAGCATGATGCGGAGAATGTGCTGGTGGTGTCGTTGGACTCGACGGAACGGCCGGACATTCCGCCGTTTGGGTATGAGATCGACTACATGACGTTTGGGGGGATCTATCGGGAGGTGGCGCTGCGGGTGGTGCCGGAGACGTATATCGACAATATCCATGCGCGTCCGAAGGATGTGCTGAGCGGGAAGCCGACGCTGGATGTAGATGTGTTTCTGGCAGGGCAGACGAGCGACGACCTGGAGCTGGCGTTTGAGCTGCGCGACGGCGAGCGCGTGGTGAGCAAAGGGACGACGCGCGCGAAGGTGACGGGTGGGGCTGATCCGAATGCGGCGATGGACCCGGACAATGGCGCGCCGGTGTATGCGAGCACGGAGACGACGCAGGACCCGGCGAAGGTGACGGTGACGCTGACGGATCTTGGTGATGTGAAGCTGTGGGAGCTGGAAAAGCCGCAGCTCTATACGGTGCATGTGGCTTTGCTGAAGGGTGGGAAGCGGGTAGATGAGGAGTCGCGGCGGACCGGGTTCCGCGAGGCGACGTTCACGGACCATGGCTTTGAGCTGAATGGGAAGATTGTGAAGCTGCGCGGGCTGGACCGGCACCAGACGTTTCCGTTTGTGGGGCAGGCGATGCCGGCGCGCGTGCAGCGCAAGGATGCGGATGTGCTGCGCTATGGGCTGCACTGCAATATTGTGCGGACTTCTCACTACCCACAATCCAGACATTTTTTAGACCGCTGCGATGAGATTGGGCTGCTGGTGCTGGAGGAGATTCCGGGATGGCAGCACATTGGGCCGGAGCCGTGGAAGCAGGTTGCGATCGACAACGTGGGACGCATGGTGCGGCGCGACTGGAACCACCCTTCGATCATTCTGTGGGGCGTGCGCATCAATGAGTCGCAGGATGATCACAGCTTCTACACACGGACGAATGCGCTGGCGCATGCGCTGGATACGACGCGGCAGACGGGGGGGATTCGCAACTTCGAAAAGTCGGAGCTGCTGGAGGATGTGTTCACCATCAATGACTTCGGGTTCCCGCTGCGGAAGCCGAACCATCCGCGGTATTTGAACACGGAGTTTGTGGGGCACACGTTTCCGACGAAGACGACGGACGATGATGAGCGGCAGAGGGAACATACGCTGCGCCATGCGAGGATTCATAACCAGCTGGCTAGCGATCCACAGTACGCGGGCGGCATCGGGTGGTGCGCGTTCGACTACAACACGCACTCGAACTTTGGTGCGGGCGATCGCATCTGCTATCACGGCGTGACGGACATCTTCCGGGAGAGCAAGCCAGCGGGGGGTTTCTATAAGAGCCAGTGCGAGCCGAGCGAAGAGGTGGTGATTGAGCCGGCGTTTCACTGGGCGAACAGCGATGAGTCGGTCGGGTTCAGCAAGATGGTGGTGTGCTCGAACTGCGAGCAACTGAAGTTTTATGTGCGCGAGGGCAGCGTGGAGAGCAAGCCCTGGGTGCTGGTGGGGACGGTCGATCCGGACCACGAGGAGTTTGAACACCTGAAGTATCCGCCGTTTGTGGTGGAGAAGAACAAGCTGGACTGGAAGCAGATGTCGTTCCATTGGGGCGATTTGCGGATCGATGGATTGATCGGCGGGAAGGTTGTGGGGTCGAAGTCGCTGTCGGGCAGCGGTGTGGACCGCAAGTTTGCGCTGCTGCCGGATGATACGGAGTTGAAGGCCGATGGTGCGGACTCGACGCGCGTGGTGCTGCGTGTGACGGATGAGTTTGGCGCTACGCGCACGTATGCCAACGATCCGATTGTGTTCACGCTGGAAGGGCCTGCGGAGTTGATTGGCGATAATCCGTTTGCGCTGATTGGCGGCACGGGTGCGGTGTGGATTCGAGCGAAGGAGACAGTGGGTGTGGTGCGGTTGACGGCGAAGCATCCGCGGTTGGGGACGAAGAGCGTGGAGATCAAGTTGACGAGTGCGCCGGCGGAGGTGGTGTAG
- a CDS encoding alpha-galactosidase, translating to MTRSLHRSLHSLVLASLLALPLSLTAQDSNTIHFDAATKVFRIDAAGTTYAFGVNNVDELQPLFWGRSIAATDSLPAAHTLPEVASFDGPGTVTQGEYKGWGGQLYLEPALKVTFPDGNRDLVLHYVSHHIEGDTLTIVTKDIERDLFVELRYTVDPATGILGRSAIITNKATAPVMIEQAAAATWNLPRGTNYTLNYLTGRWAGEDQLQQQLIRPGETVLQSTRGSTGHQNNPWFAIERGPSTDEDTGDVWFGALAWSGSWRITVEQDQLQQVRVTGGFNPFDFSYKLAPSQSLETPVFYGGYSDHGLGGASRLLHRFELTKILPQSPNPRPVLYNSWEATTFHVDEAGQEALAEKAASIGIERFVMDDGWFGQRKDDHAGLGDWYVNPQKFPHGLKPLIDKVHSLGMDFGLWVEPEMVNPDSDLYRKHPDWVLNFTGRPRTQERNQLVLNLARPDVRDYVFHFLDDLLAHNDIAFLKWDYNRNWTEPGWPAVAPDEQKKVYVAYTRNLYSILHDLRAKYPKLEIESCSGGGGRVDLGIMHYTDEVWPSDNTDPFDRLSIQDGFTYAYTPGVMMAWVTDSPGWANNRTTSVTYRFLSSMQGSLGVGANLNKWTPEDFATAKDLIAAYKGIRETVQHGSLYRLVSPRNGSETSVTESVSLDKKQAALFTFLHSSTMNYPYPRVFLRGLNPNTSYRVTSISGKLATDTPTTATGSYWMSHGLDVELKGDFQAAAFRFDAQ from the coding sequence GTGACACGCTCACTCCACCGCAGCCTGCATAGTCTCGTCCTCGCCTCGCTCCTAGCTCTTCCCCTCAGCCTCACCGCGCAGGACAGCAACACCATCCACTTTGACGCCGCCACTAAGGTCTTCCGCATCGACGCCGCCGGCACCACCTACGCCTTCGGCGTCAACAACGTCGACGAGCTCCAGCCGCTCTTCTGGGGCCGCTCTATCGCCGCCACCGACTCCCTGCCCGCCGCCCACACACTCCCCGAGGTCGCCTCCTTCGACGGCCCCGGCACCGTCACGCAAGGCGAGTACAAAGGCTGGGGCGGCCAGCTCTACCTCGAACCCGCCCTCAAAGTCACCTTTCCCGACGGCAACCGCGACCTCGTCCTCCACTACGTCTCGCACCACATCGAAGGCGACACCCTAACCATCGTCACCAAAGACATCGAGCGCGACCTCTTCGTCGAGCTCCGCTATACCGTCGACCCCGCCACCGGAATCCTCGGCCGCTCCGCCATCATCACCAACAAGGCCACCGCACCGGTCATGATCGAGCAGGCCGCCGCCGCCACCTGGAACCTCCCGCGCGGCACCAACTACACCCTCAACTACCTCACCGGCCGTTGGGCTGGCGAAGACCAACTCCAGCAGCAGCTCATCCGCCCCGGCGAAACCGTCCTCCAGTCCACGCGCGGCTCCACCGGCCACCAGAACAACCCTTGGTTTGCGATAGAGCGCGGCCCCTCGACCGATGAAGACACCGGCGACGTCTGGTTCGGTGCCCTCGCCTGGAGCGGCTCCTGGCGCATCACCGTCGAGCAGGACCAGCTCCAGCAGGTCCGCGTCACCGGCGGCTTCAACCCCTTCGACTTCAGCTATAAGCTCGCACCCAGCCAGTCGCTTGAAACACCCGTCTTCTACGGCGGTTACTCGGACCACGGCCTCGGCGGCGCCTCCCGTCTTCTCCACCGCTTTGAGCTCACCAAAATCCTGCCGCAGTCCCCCAACCCACGCCCCGTCCTCTACAACTCATGGGAGGCCACCACCTTCCACGTCGACGAAGCCGGCCAGGAAGCCCTCGCCGAAAAGGCCGCCTCCATCGGCATCGAGCGCTTCGTCATGGACGACGGCTGGTTCGGCCAGCGCAAGGACGACCACGCCGGCCTCGGCGACTGGTACGTCAACCCGCAAAAGTTCCCCCACGGCCTCAAGCCGCTCATCGACAAGGTCCACTCCCTCGGCATGGACTTCGGCCTCTGGGTCGAGCCCGAGATGGTCAACCCCGACAGCGACCTCTACCGCAAGCACCCCGACTGGGTCCTCAACTTCACCGGCCGCCCACGCACCCAGGAGCGCAACCAGCTCGTCCTCAACCTCGCCCGCCCAGACGTCCGCGACTACGTCTTCCACTTCCTCGACGACCTCCTCGCCCACAACGACATCGCCTTCCTCAAGTGGGACTACAACCGCAACTGGACCGAGCCCGGCTGGCCCGCCGTCGCGCCCGACGAGCAGAAGAAGGTCTACGTCGCCTACACCCGCAACCTCTACAGCATCCTCCACGACCTCCGCGCCAAGTACCCCAAACTCGAGATAGAGTCCTGCTCCGGCGGCGGCGGCCGCGTCGACCTCGGCATCATGCACTACACCGACGAGGTCTGGCCCTCCGACAACACCGACCCCTTCGACCGCCTCAGCATCCAGGACGGCTTCACCTACGCCTACACCCCCGGCGTCATGATGGCCTGGGTCACCGACTCGCCCGGCTGGGCCAACAACCGCACCACCTCGGTCACCTACCGCTTCCTCTCGTCCATGCAGGGCTCCCTCGGCGTCGGCGCCAACCTCAACAAGTGGACACCCGAAGACTTCGCCACCGCCAAAGACCTCATCGCCGCCTACAAGGGCATCCGCGAAACCGTCCAGCACGGCTCGCTCTACCGCCTTGTCTCTCCACGCAACGGCAGCGAGACCTCCGTCACCGAGTCCGTCTCGCTCGACAAAAAGCAGGCCGCACTCTTCACCTTCTTGCACTCCAGCACCATGAACTACCCCTACCCCCGAGTCTTCCTGCGTGGCCTCAATCCCAACACCAGCTACAGAGTCACCTCCATCTCCGGCAAGCTCGCCACAGACACCCCTACCACCGCCACCGGCAGCTACTGGATGTCCCACGGCCTCGACGTAGAACTAAAAGGCGACTTCCAGGCCGCCGCCTTCCGCTTCGACGCCCAGTAA
- a CDS encoding LacI family DNA-binding transcriptional regulator, protein MNIKAVAKRANVSTATVSRTINGSAKVSPRTAERVLKSIEELNFYPDTNARALGSGRSNLFGLIISDITNPFFPELVKSFEDFAVANGQEVLIANTNYDPERMKLCVRRMLQRKVDGVAVITSEMDEGLVADFSRRHIPLVFLDSADPGPGVSCVRIDYAAGIDAAVDHLIKLGHRRIAFISGPMRLASARVRYKAFMESTARDHLDHNPHLIEEGNHRVDGGHEAMRRILHSGAKPTAVLASNDLTAIGAMGAITEAGLRVPDDISVVGFDDIQLSAFTMPPLSTVRLPRSEIAKYAFNALLSAMQADIPKPVPGKEYLVLPSFVARKSTGPVRKKK, encoded by the coding sequence ATGAATATCAAGGCTGTAGCGAAGCGCGCGAACGTATCCACCGCCACCGTCTCCCGCACCATCAACGGTTCGGCTAAGGTCAGCCCGCGCACCGCCGAGCGCGTCCTCAAGTCCATCGAAGAGCTCAACTTCTACCCCGACACCAACGCTCGCGCCCTCGGTTCCGGCCGCAGCAACCTCTTCGGCCTCATCATCTCCGACATCACCAACCCCTTCTTCCCCGAGCTGGTCAAGTCCTTCGAAGACTTCGCCGTCGCCAACGGGCAGGAGGTCCTCATCGCCAACACCAACTACGACCCCGAGCGCATGAAGCTCTGCGTCCGCCGCATGTTGCAGCGCAAGGTCGATGGCGTCGCCGTCATCACCTCCGAGATGGACGAAGGCCTCGTCGCCGACTTCAGCCGCCGCCACATCCCGCTCGTCTTCCTCGACTCCGCCGACCCTGGCCCCGGCGTCAGCTGCGTCCGCATCGACTACGCCGCCGGCATCGACGCCGCCGTCGACCACCTCATCAAGCTCGGCCACCGCCGCATCGCCTTCATCAGCGGCCCCATGCGCCTCGCCTCCGCGCGCGTCCGCTACAAGGCATTCATGGAGAGCACCGCCCGCGACCACCTCGACCACAACCCGCACCTCATCGAAGAGGGCAATCACCGGGTCGATGGCGGCCACGAAGCCATGCGGCGCATCCTGCACTCCGGCGCCAAACCAACCGCCGTGCTCGCCTCCAACGACCTCACCGCCATCGGCGCCATGGGTGCCATCACCGAGGCCGGTCTCCGCGTCCCCGACGACATCTCCGTCGTCGGCTTCGACGACATCCAGCTCAGCGCCTTCACCATGCCGCCGCTCTCCACCGTCCGCCTGCCTCGCTCCGAGATCGCCAAGTATGCCTTCAACGCCCTCCTCAGCGCCATGCAGGCCGACATCCCCAAACCGGTCCCCGGCAAGGAGTACCTCGTCCTTCCCAGCTTCGTCGCCCGCAAGTCGACCGGCCCCGTCCGCAAAAAGAAGTAG
- a CDS encoding glycoside hydrolase family 88 protein: MTTATRHTLRTLSRLTVWAAITICVAAATAQKAEDYFSNWPAGTSPQEVGKKLAEHFVPSPHQYTATIHYSEVATWYGALQFSRLTHDSALQTELIHRFEPLLPGGAEADRIPKRHHVDDSIFGVVPLEIAIETKDPKYLTDGVYWADRQWENPRPDGLSAETRFWIDDMYMLTMLQLEAYRATGDKKYLDRDAKEMVAYLDQLQQPNGLFYHAPDVPFYWGRGDGWVAAGMAEMLSTLPTDHPLRPRIMAGYRKMMASLLKYQRKDGSWGQLIDRDESWPETSGSAMFTFALITGVKHGWLDAPTYGPAARRGWIAVVGYIDQNNDVTNVCEGTSKQNSLAYYLARKRRAGDFHGQAPVLWAADALLR; the protein is encoded by the coding sequence ATGACTACTGCCACTCGCCACACTCTGCGGACACTCTCCCGCCTCACCGTATGGGCTGCCATCACCATCTGCGTGGCCGCCGCCACAGCTCAAAAAGCTGAAGACTACTTCAGCAACTGGCCCGCTGGCACCTCACCGCAGGAGGTCGGCAAGAAGCTCGCCGAGCACTTCGTCCCGAGCCCGCATCAGTACACCGCAACCATCCACTACTCTGAGGTCGCAACCTGGTACGGTGCCCTGCAGTTCTCGCGGCTCACCCACGACAGCGCCCTGCAGACAGAGCTCATCCACCGCTTTGAGCCATTGCTCCCCGGCGGAGCCGAAGCCGATCGCATCCCCAAGCGCCACCACGTCGACGACTCCATCTTCGGCGTCGTCCCCCTCGAGATCGCCATCGAGACCAAGGACCCCAAATACCTCACCGACGGCGTCTACTGGGCCGACCGCCAGTGGGAAAACCCACGCCCCGACGGCCTCTCCGCCGAAACCCGCTTCTGGATCGACGACATGTACATGTTGACGATGCTGCAGCTTGAGGCCTACCGCGCCACCGGCGACAAGAAATACCTCGACCGCGACGCGAAGGAGATGGTCGCCTATCTCGATCAGCTCCAGCAGCCCAACGGCCTCTTCTATCACGCACCGGACGTCCCGTTCTACTGGGGCCGTGGCGACGGCTGGGTTGCAGCAGGCATGGCCGAGATGCTCAGCACGCTCCCCACCGACCACCCGCTGCGCCCGCGCATCATGGCCGGCTATCGCAAGATGATGGCCTCACTTCTCAAGTACCAGCGCAAGGACGGCTCCTGGGGCCAACTCATCGACCGCGACGAGTCCTGGCCCGAAACCTCCGGCTCCGCCATGTTCACCTTCGCCCTCATCACCGGCGTCAAACACGGCTGGCTTGACGCCCCCACCTACGGCCCCGCCGCCCGCCGTGGCTGGATCGCCGTCGTCGGCTACATCGATCAGAACAACGATGTCACCAACGTCTGCGAAGGCACCAGCAAGCAGAACAGCCTCGCATACTATCTCGCCCGCAAGCGCCGCGCCGGCGACTTCCATGGGCAAGCCCCCGTCCTCTGGGCAGCCGACGCGCTCCTTCGTTGA
- a CDS encoding GRP family sugar transporter — MATESPITSTPRKVATTGSLHALGVLCGLAAGVWLGAAEAPTKLVDAGLSPFAISLYMVAGVFAARWTFPTLLKGTTYVFADLFARKHLIVWAVLAGALWAVANTLTVFAIRDVGLATAFPLWNTNSLIGLLWARLLFRELKGAGPKNLLKVILGTVLIVIAAIMLGFSTIHGGSTTSPHAWRGLIAAAGASLMWGTMYVPYRKAYLSGMNPLSFVTAFTVGELGMMFLLTWTLDGGAHSSAFQLTRNQHLLFWLFLGGFIWVVGDLFQQFATKYLGIGRGIPLSNTNQLWGLAWGALVFGELATADHTHRALVLGGSILMILGALAISTAVASTREHLSRNEALERECERYGLEYREVLLAQSGDEFGTREQRRRWWDVLIVASATGLFIWLASKAFVPPLQMNLHWVAALCVVLLAALLGGGCALWRQTRFS, encoded by the coding sequence ATGGCGACGGAAAGCCCAATCACCTCAACACCCCGCAAGGTAGCCACCACCGGCTCTCTGCACGCGCTGGGCGTACTCTGCGGGCTCGCCGCCGGCGTCTGGCTCGGCGCCGCGGAAGCCCCCACCAAGCTGGTCGACGCGGGCCTCTCGCCGTTCGCCATCTCCCTTTACATGGTCGCCGGCGTCTTCGCTGCCCGCTGGACATTCCCCACGCTCCTCAAAGGCACCACCTACGTCTTCGCCGACCTCTTCGCACGCAAACACCTCATCGTCTGGGCGGTCCTCGCTGGAGCATTGTGGGCCGTCGCCAATACCCTCACCGTCTTCGCCATCCGGGACGTCGGTCTCGCCACCGCCTTCCCTCTCTGGAACACCAACTCACTCATCGGTCTCCTTTGGGCGCGCCTCCTCTTCCGCGAGCTCAAAGGCGCAGGCCCAAAGAATCTCCTCAAAGTCATCCTCGGGACAGTGCTCATCGTCATCGCGGCCATCATGCTCGGCTTCAGCACCATCCACGGCGGCTCCACCACCTCCCCTCACGCCTGGCGAGGCCTCATCGCCGCAGCCGGCGCCAGCCTCATGTGGGGCACCATGTACGTCCCCTACCGCAAGGCCTATCTCAGCGGCATGAACCCGCTCTCCTTCGTCACCGCCTTCACCGTCGGCGAGCTCGGCATGATGTTCCTCCTCACCTGGACACTCGACGGCGGTGCCCACTCCTCTGCCTTCCAACTCACGCGCAATCAGCATCTGCTCTTCTGGCTCTTCCTAGGCGGCTTCATCTGGGTCGTCGGAGACCTCTTCCAGCAATTCGCCACCAAGTACCTCGGCATCGGTCGCGGCATCCCGCTCTCCAACACCAACCAGCTCTGGGGACTGGCCTGGGGCGCTCTCGTCTTCGGCGAACTGGCCACCGCCGATCACACCCATCGCGCCCTCGTCCTCGGCGGCTCTATCCTCATGATCCTCGGTGCTCTCGCCATCAGCACCGCCGTCGCCTCCACACGCGAACACCTCTCTCGCAATGAAGCCCTCGAACGTGAGTGCGAACGCTACGGCCTCGAATACCGCGAGGTCCTGCTCGCGCAGAGCGGCGACGAGTTCGGCACCCGCGAGCAGCGACGCCGCTGGTGGGACGTCCTCATCGTCGCTTCCGCCACGGGCCTCTTCATCTGGCTCGCATCAAAGGCCTTCGTTCCTCCATTGCAGATGAACCTGCATTGGGTCGCCGCTCTATGCGTCGTTCTTCTCGCAGCTCTGCTCGGCGGCGGCTGTGCGCTGTGGCGGCAAACGCGCTTCAGCTAG
- a CDS encoding translocated intimin receptor Tir, producing MAQQNRPQTIKAILTDIQFWVPALVLIAGIVLLILLH from the coding sequence ATGGCGCAACAAAACAGGCCGCAAACGATCAAGGCAATCCTCACCGATATCCAGTTCTGGGTCCCTGCCCTTGTCCTAATCGCAGGCATCGTTCTGCTGATTCTGCTCCACTAA